The Ascaphus truei isolate aAscTru1 chromosome 3, aAscTru1.hap1, whole genome shotgun sequence genome includes a region encoding these proteins:
- the COX14 gene encoding cytochrome c oxidase assembly protein COX14, with protein MAPPKRIADLSYKLFSGSMMLLTLYGGYLCSVRAYRFFQQKDKLREAAESQTEAVIKD; from the coding sequence ATGGCGCCTCCCAAGCGCATTGCAGACCTTAGCTACAAGCTGTTCTCCGGCTCCATGATGCTGTTGACGCTATATGGCGGTTACCTGTGCAGTGTGCGGGCTTATCGCTTCTTCCAGCAGAAGGACAAGCTACGGGAGGCAGCAGAGAGCCAGACAGAGGCAGTAATTAAAGACTGA